From Halichoerus grypus chromosome 6, mHalGry1.hap1.1, whole genome shotgun sequence, one genomic window encodes:
- the CD4 gene encoding T-cell surface glycoprotein CD4 isoform X2 — protein sequence MSRGAAFRHLLLVLQLAMLPAVALGREVVLAKVGDTAELPCRAAPGKNIGFNWKHSSMIKILGRQGSFWLTGVSKLKHRVESKKNLWDEGSFPLIIKDLEVADSGVYFCEVEGKMQEVELLVFNLTAKWDTGSGGGPNIRLLQGQQLTLTVEGPSGSNPSVQWKGPGNKSKGSGQSLSLPGLEPQESGTWTCTISQNQKTVVFNINILVLAFQKVSNTVYTKEGEQVEFSFPLNFEDENLSGELRWRAEGAPSSLLWISFTLKNKKLSVKEVHHPKLQMKTFLPLSFILPQALSRYAGSGTLTLSLDKGTLQQEVNLMVMRVTKFHNNLTCEVLGPTSPELTLSLNLEERAAKVSKQQKLVSVVDPEGGAWQCLLSDKDKVLLASKVEAPGRADVSDQETPQ from the exons ATGAGTCGAGGGGCCGCTTTTAGGCACCTGCTCCTGGTGCTGCAGTTGG CGATGCTCCCCGCGGTCGCTCTGGGAAGAGAGGTGGTGTTGGCGAAGGTGGGAGACACAGCGGAACTGCCCTGCCGTGCTGCCCCGGGGAAGAACATAGGCTTCAACTGGAAACATTCTTCCATGATCAAGATTCTGGGGCGTCAGGGCTCCTTCTGGCTTACAG GTGTCTCCAAGCTGAAGCATCGCGTCGAATCGAAAAAAAACCTGTGGGACGAAGGATCCTTTCCTCTGATCATCAAGGATCTTGAAGTAGCAGACTCAGGGGTTTACTTCTGTGAGGTAGAAGGCAAGATGCAAGAGGTGGAGTTGCTGGTGTTCAACT TGACTGCCAAGTGGGACACCGGCAGTGGCGGCGGCCCCAACATCCGCCTGCTGCAAGGGCAGCAGCTGACCCTGACTGTGGAGGGCCCCTCTGGTAGTAACCCCTCCGTGCAATGGAAAGGTCCAGGGAATAAAAGCAAGGGCAGTGGCCAAAGCCTCTCACTGCCTGGGCTGGAGCCGCAGGAGAGCGGTACCTGGACATGCACCATCTCCCAGAACCAGAAGACAGTGGTGTTCAACATAAACATCTTGGTGCTGG CTTTCCAGAAGGTCTCTAACACAGTCTATACAAAAGAAGGGGAGCAGGTGGAGTTCTCCTTCCCACTTAACTTCGAAGATGAAAACCTGAGCGGGGAGCTGAGGTGGCGGGCAGAGggggctccctcctccctgctctggatCTCCTTCACCTTGAAGAACAAGAAGCTATCTGTGAAAGAGGTCCACCACCCCAAACTCCAGATGAAGACTTTTCTCCCGCTCAGCTTTATCCTGCCCCAGGCTTTGTCTCGGTATGCTGGTTCTGGAACCCTGACCCTGAGTCTTGACAAGGGGACATTGCAGCAGGAAGTGAATCTCATGGTGATGAGAG TGACTAAGTTTCATAACAATTTGACCTGCGAGGTGCTGGGACCCACCTCCCCTGAGCTGACTCTGAGCTTGAATCTGGAAGAGCGGGCTGCCAAGGTCTCAAAGCAGCAGAAGCTGGTATCGGTGGTGGACCCTGAGGGGGGAGCATGGCAGTGTCTACTGAGTGACAAGGACAAAGTCCTGCTGGCCTCCAAGGTCGAGG CGCCAGGCAGAGCGGATGTCTCAGATCAAGAGACTCCTCAGTGA
- the CD4 gene encoding T-cell surface glycoprotein CD4 isoform X1: MSRGAAFRHLLLVLQLAMLPAVALGREVVLAKVGDTAELPCRAAPGKNIGFNWKHSSMIKILGRQGSFWLTGVSKLKHRVESKKNLWDEGSFPLIIKDLEVADSGVYFCEVEGKMQEVELLVFNLTAKWDTGSGGGPNIRLLQGQQLTLTVEGPSGSNPSVQWKGPGNKSKGSGQSLSLPGLEPQESGTWTCTISQNQKTVVFNINILVLAFQKVSNTVYTKEGEQVEFSFPLNFEDENLSGELRWRAEGAPSSLLWISFTLKNKKLSVKEVHHPKLQMKTFLPLSFILPQALSRYAGSGTLTLSLDKGTLQQEVNLMVMRVTKFHNNLTCEVLGPTSPELTLSLNLEERAAKVSKQQKLVSVVDPEGGAWQCLLSDKDKVLLASKVEVLSPVFTKAWPKLLAIVLGGILGLLLFIGLCIFCCVKCWHRRRQAERMSQIKRLLSEKKTCQCSHRFQKTCNLI, translated from the exons ATGAGTCGAGGGGCCGCTTTTAGGCACCTGCTCCTGGTGCTGCAGTTGG CGATGCTCCCCGCGGTCGCTCTGGGAAGAGAGGTGGTGTTGGCGAAGGTGGGAGACACAGCGGAACTGCCCTGCCGTGCTGCCCCGGGGAAGAACATAGGCTTCAACTGGAAACATTCTTCCATGATCAAGATTCTGGGGCGTCAGGGCTCCTTCTGGCTTACAG GTGTCTCCAAGCTGAAGCATCGCGTCGAATCGAAAAAAAACCTGTGGGACGAAGGATCCTTTCCTCTGATCATCAAGGATCTTGAAGTAGCAGACTCAGGGGTTTACTTCTGTGAGGTAGAAGGCAAGATGCAAGAGGTGGAGTTGCTGGTGTTCAACT TGACTGCCAAGTGGGACACCGGCAGTGGCGGCGGCCCCAACATCCGCCTGCTGCAAGGGCAGCAGCTGACCCTGACTGTGGAGGGCCCCTCTGGTAGTAACCCCTCCGTGCAATGGAAAGGTCCAGGGAATAAAAGCAAGGGCAGTGGCCAAAGCCTCTCACTGCCTGGGCTGGAGCCGCAGGAGAGCGGTACCTGGACATGCACCATCTCCCAGAACCAGAAGACAGTGGTGTTCAACATAAACATCTTGGTGCTGG CTTTCCAGAAGGTCTCTAACACAGTCTATACAAAAGAAGGGGAGCAGGTGGAGTTCTCCTTCCCACTTAACTTCGAAGATGAAAACCTGAGCGGGGAGCTGAGGTGGCGGGCAGAGggggctccctcctccctgctctggatCTCCTTCACCTTGAAGAACAAGAAGCTATCTGTGAAAGAGGTCCACCACCCCAAACTCCAGATGAAGACTTTTCTCCCGCTCAGCTTTATCCTGCCCCAGGCTTTGTCTCGGTATGCTGGTTCTGGAACCCTGACCCTGAGTCTTGACAAGGGGACATTGCAGCAGGAAGTGAATCTCATGGTGATGAGAG TGACTAAGTTTCATAACAATTTGACCTGCGAGGTGCTGGGACCCACCTCCCCTGAGCTGACTCTGAGCTTGAATCTGGAAGAGCGGGCTGCCAAGGTCTCAAAGCAGCAGAAGCTGGTATCGGTGGTGGACCCTGAGGGGGGAGCATGGCAGTGTCTACTGAGTGACAAGGACAAAGTCCTGCTGGCCTCCAAGGTCGAGG TTTTGTCCCCAGTGTTCACCAAGGCCTGGCCAAAGCTCTTGGCCATTGTGCTGGGCGGGATCTTAGGCCTTCTGCTTTTCATTGGGCTCTGCATCTTCTGCTGTGTTAAGTGCTGGCACCGCAGG CGCCAGGCAGAGCGGATGTCTCAGATCAAGAGACTCCTCAGTGAGAAGAAGACCTGCCAGTGCTCCCA CCGGTTCCAGAAGACATGCAATCTCATTTGA